Genomic window (Alligator mississippiensis isolate rAllMis1 chromosome 4, rAllMis1, whole genome shotgun sequence):
gaatgaagggcttagaagggatcaggtagattgtaataagccatgaagtcaattgactcccacagcactgcctgacttgaaatgctgctaccactgccaggctgttagttttaaactttgggtggagcaagaatcaaagcgGGATTCAAGTGCACAAGTTCACCACCCTGGATCTGCCCTGATCATAACTCATCAGCCGCTCATATGGGCACTCTAGAGTGTAGACatgggctagttttgttcaaatGTTGCTTCTCCAGTGCCTTTCCATAATCCCTTGTGTGCTCAGGAAGCACAGACAAGTTCTTTAACAATTTACATGGAAAGATTTCATAAAAGAAACCTTGGCTTCCTGCAGTGCTTTGGGACACTCATGGGACACATACCCAGAAATTTTAGTGCCACATATGAGTGAATACACTGCCAATGCGGAGCAGTAATTTGAATGCAGATAATTTGAATTATCTCCATAGTGACGAGACACCTTATGACTGGCTGGGAAATGCTCTCAAAGATCTTATGTTTGAATATGTGCTTCTCAAAGGACCCCTTTGAATTCACAGTATCACATTTATAGTACACAATAAACACCACATTTATTTCTGTCAGCatccaattattttattttgtgttttagcttGCTCTCATTAACTATTTAGCTGACATGACAATGACCACTATAAAATGAGTTAAATATATGTAATTCCATGGTCAAAATATATGTTGATGGCATTATTTAGAAAATACTGTACATGTGCTGCGTACTAGCCAAGGATAAAATAAATGAGCCTGGCACATGCACCTTATGTCGAATCTATCACAGTCCTTAAGGCAGCATTTTACATACctgcaaacatttttgtttttacaggcaTATGTCTGGTGTATACAGACATGTGTATGCACAGTTGCAGATTAGTTCTGCCACAACATACATTCACTCTATTATTAGTAAATAAGAGTTGCAACTTGTATTGAATGTGAAAAACAGTGGCTAGATCAGAGTTTTCTAGGTCTCTGTGTACATCAGTTTCTGTTACATAGGCAAGGTTGGGAACTCCAAATCAAATAAAATCAAATTGAGAATTTGGATTGGGATTTCTGAATGCAGGTAAGCCAGGCTCATATGACtatttgaaaggagaaaaaataatgtGCACTAATTCTTTTGACCTCTTCTCAATTCTCTCCATAGCGTGAGTGCATCTCTGTTCATGTTGGTCAGGCTGGAGTTCAGATCGGCAATGCATGCTGGGAACTTTTCTGTCTGGAACATGGTATTCAACCAGATGGTACCTTCAATGATCAGCCCTACAATGATGACTCCTTCGCCACGTTTTTCAGAGAAACAGGCACAGGAAAACATGTGCCACGGGCAATTATGGTGGATTTGGAGCAAACTGTTGTAGGTGAGTACAAAATAAATCCTAGAAAACTGAAAAGATTAAGGATAACCCTATATCAGGAACACATAGACTGTTTCAGGCCTTTAAAAACAGAAGCTTGCAAGGACCTTATCATCTCTCAAGGAGGATTACAGCTTCTGATGGGAGAAGGCGATAACACCGATTATACCTGGCTATAGATACCCTGCCTTGCAATCAACCATGACAAGAGTTTACCATAGCTTGATAGCTCTGACAAAATGTTTAATGTACCTCTCTTCATAAAAACCTGCTCCTGTTTATGGTAGTAGTTTCCTTTGCTATCTGAGTGCTGCTTTTCTCCAGTGAAGATCACAGACAGAGGAATAAAGGCAttttgggcagggggggcatgggatggatcCTGAGattccctcttccttttctggGAAACCAGCATTTTACTCCTGCAAATCTCCCCTCTTTTGACAACTTCCATGTTTGGACACAAGCATCATACTGTAAATTAGCATATTACTACCACAGAGTAGCTGTTGTAGTGACTTGAAAGGCCACTTTTATTTTTGCCTCTGAAACTTAGTGCACCTTATCTTAGCAACACAACTTTTTACCAGATTCAGCATATTTTGTAACATTCAGACCTCTTTTTTCATGTTCTTGCCAATACAAAGGTCCGTTATTTAGAGACTCTATGGCATATCAAAAAAACCTTACGGTTGTTCTTTCTTGGACAGATGAGGTGAGGACTGGCACTTACCGACAGCTTTTTCACCCAGAGCAGTTGATCACTggaaaagaggatgcagctaaTAACTATGCCCGTGGCCACTATACTATTGGCAAAGACAGAATTGACATGGCATTGGATCGTATCCGTAAACTGGTAAGTGTTAGTACATTGTAAATGAGAAGCGGGGTTGGTGGCAGAGGTGGTGATACGCACTTCTTGTTTTAGTCCCACTGAGGTCATTGGCTCAGAATAGAGACTGTCAGGTGCTGGGAACACAGGTCAGCTCCTGATGGATGGCTACTCAGACAGAGGCCATGAAATAAGGTTTCTGCAACTTAGACTTTTCACCCTATGGCTGCAACCCCCTTCAAAAATTGGGACTTTTTTTAGGAAATTCTCTGCTGAACTCTGTGCTGTGTGTTGGGTACAGATGTTTCAGATTCAGTCTGAGGATGGAATCATAGGAATCTTAGAGATGCAGAATGATTCCTTGCGTTCTCTCTTGTTTTTCAGGCTgatgcctgctctgggctgcagggatTCCTGATTTTCCACAGCTTTGGTGGGGGCACAGGATCTGGATTTACTTCCTTGTTGATGGAGCGGCTCTCCCTGGACTATGGCAAGAAATCCAAACTGGAGTTTGCCATCTATCCTGCCCCTCAAGTCTCTACTGCTGTAGTGGAGCCCTACAACTCCATCCTGACCACCCATACCACCCTGGAGCACTCAGATTGTGCCTTCATGGTGGACAATGAGGCCATCTATGACATCTGCCGCCGTAACCTGGACATCGAACGCCCCACTTACACCAACCTTAACCGTCTCATCAGTCAGATAGTCTCCTCAATCACGGCCTCTCTGCGCTTTGATGGCGCTCTCAATGTGGATCTGACAGAatttcagaccaacctggtgcccTACCCACGCATCCACTTCCCCTTGGTGACCTATGCACCCATCCTGTCCTCTGAGAGGGCCTACCATGAGCAGCTGTCTGTAGCAGAAATCACCAGTTCCTGCTTTGAGCCCAACAACCAGATGGTGAAGTGTGACCCACGGCATGGGAAATACATGGCCTGCTGCATGCTGTATCGGGGTGATGTGGTCCCCAAAGATGTCAATGTAGCTATTGCTGCGATCAAGACCAAGAGAACCATCCAGTTTGTGGACTGGTGTCCCACAGGCTTCAAGGTGATGGAAGCAAAAGTGCACTGCCCTTTTTACTAAAGATGCATTGTGTGTCTAGACTAAAGTGTGGTTTCACCTCTTCTGTTTTCACTTGAGAGAGGAGTGAACGGTTAGTAGTGTGTGTGGCTCCTTTGGAATTTTGACTGTTCTATTGACACAGCCTCCAAAGCATGAGCTGTTTGGCAAATGCCaactttttttaataattaaagtCCTTAGAAACTGTTGGGAAACCTAAACAAAAGgttctatttaaaaaacaaaacaaaacaaatgaatacCTTTTGAGTAAATGAAACATGAATATAATTGCTTTGTGGATGaaatttctttttataaagagAGCTTCTAGTTTTGAACAGCTCAGTGTAAGTGCGCGGTAAATGCTTCTGCTTGTGGGAAGCTCTGACGAGCATCATTTCCAGAGCCATGCTGACATCAGCAATAAATCCAGATAATCCATATTGATGCATCTTGAGTGTGAATATGTATAGGTGGAAAATGCTTTCTGTGTTAGCTCATATGAAACAGCTAGATGAAAGTTTATTCTCAGTTTTGCATCaggagtaaaaaacaaaaaaagcaagtaTGGTGCCAGTATGCATtaagaagggagaaaaataatTCAGGCAGTTAGAATAGTGCTCTGCTGAACACTGTTACTCCCTCATTTGTAGTCCTGTGCccaatttctgtttctttctctggTTTCCTGGATATTGGCTGTGAGTGGAATGTTTTTATGGATGGCATTTACTATTAGATAATATCAATATTGTAAGTCATCTACTCTTCACAATCACATATGAAGTTATTCAATGCTTgttacatgttttttttttacttgtgtttttttctctcttttcttcctctctcttcttttacttcttccttttattttccttgtCAATCTTACTTTTCCTATTTCCAGGTTGGCATAAATTACCAGCCTCCCACAATAACTCCTGGAGGAGACCTGGCGCAGGTGCAGCGTGCTGTCTGCATGCTAAGCAACACCACAGCCATTGCTGAGGCCTGGGCAAGGCTGGACCACAAATTTGATCTGATGTACGCCAAGAGAGCATTCGTGCACTGGTACGTCGGAGAAGGCATGGAAGAAGGGGAGTTTGCAGAGGCCCGAGAAGATTTGTCTGCCTTGGAGAAGGACTACGAGGAAGTGGGAACTGACTCATTTGTGGAAGAAAATGATGGGGAGGAATTTTAAAATACACTTTGCTCCCTTGGTGTGCATAAGGTTGTCTCTGTATCTCTTTATGGCACACATCTAGGTTCTTTCTTGTATTAACATAGCAGTTTCTATGGTCTGTGAGTATCTAAAGGTCCAAGTTCCAAAAATACTCTCTCTGACTCACTGAATCAAAAGACAATGGTCATGATCATACCAACTCATGATTCCAAGAAGCACCAGTCCTTTCTAATACATCCTAAGATGAAGGGTTTTTTCTGAAGCTCCGGTAGAATACAGTGGGTCCCAGAAATATCCTGATTTGAGGAATATGAATGTATCATATTTGCTTTAATATGTGATATATAATTGTGCCAGTGAGGCTTAAACAGTTATAGGGTTACTACTGCAGCAAGAAATATTACTGAATAGCAATAGCATTGTTTTTCCTTAATTTAAAACTAGTTAGACAAtacaaaaatttaaaatattatgttAGTAAAATCTTCCCTGCTTAAAAAGTTATGCAGACATTCAAGACTACCAAATACCTGCTCTGCCAAAGACCTGCTGAAGGATACCCTGTTGTTGCTTTCTGACGGTACTGTAATTGCTTGGGATAGCACTTCAGTAAAAATAAAGAGCACAAAATTAATGGATGCATGTGAAAAGTTTGATTCTAGTGATTTGCCCAGCATCACATAGGaactctgtggcagagccaggaatagaattTAATTCTTCAGAGAAGCATTCAACTCACTTGCCCTTTCTTAACTTTCTGCAATCTCTTACTTCATTCACTATACACTTTCCAACTTATACAACAAATGAGGTAGGGATCTTACAGATAACAGCTTCCTTTATTATGCAACCCTGACCCAGAACCAGATAATCTTTTTTTAACATGATGGATGAGGAAGAGACATTGTGATAAAAATAGTACATGGTTATATAGTTAAAGATTGCATCCATAATACATATTTTACTAAACGGCTAAATTAAAGTCACTCAGTCTGGCATCAAGTCTGGCATTGCCTAACTTCCTTTTTAAGCTTGGTTTTAAAATGTGAGTATGTTTTTGTAAGGCAGTATTTTTGTGCACTATTTTCTCAGGttttagaaaagaaaaccaaTGCCCCCCCAGCATTTCCATCATGTGGTACTCTACCCCATAGTTAggaacctactgaattcatggtggaagtaggCTGCATGGTGGCTCTTTTAACCTTGCATGTTCTCCCATGCGCACCTTGCCTCTTGCCTGccgctccccactgctgctgcttagtgAAGGACCCTGCCACTCCCTCCTGTTTGGCAGGGAagctaaaactgtggttttaaacatggcactgtttttgcctcccctTCAGTCaccagcaaacagcagggctgtCTGGCCCCATAGCCAATTAGTGGCAGGAGGCCAAAATGGcatcatatttaaaaccacagttttcacttCCCACTGATCAGCAGCAAGCCGCAAGTGGGGCCCCTACACCaattagcagggagggaggggggcatgggggaacctgcaagattaaaggagccacagcacaCCCCACTTGTGCCATGAATTCTGTTCATCATCACCACTGAAACTTCATCATCATAGTTCATCATCATCATTGAAACTTTTAGATTCTTTGCATGCATATCTGCCATTTCAGCTAATGGACAGTAATAGTAGGTTGTCATCTTCTCTGGGGTCCTGTAACAAGACCAGGCCCTAAGGGTGGCTGTgatccccctggtggccatgctgcctcctgctggccatgcagctcctgtctggctctgggTACCCACCCTCTTTtgccctctttcctgccacactttACTG
Coding sequences:
- the LOC102573865 gene encoding tubulin alpha-4 chain, with product MCDVWPPTKQLRERYSRGNIKIQSCCSSSKREEHITGDTMRECISVHVGQAGVQIGNACWELFCLEHGIQPDGTFNDQPYNDDSFATFFRETGTGKHVPRAIMVDLEQTVVDEVRTGTYRQLFHPEQLITGKEDAANNYARGHYTIGKDRIDMALDRIRKLADACSGLQGFLIFHSFGGGTGSGFTSLLMERLSLDYGKKSKLEFAIYPAPQVSTAVVEPYNSILTTHTTLEHSDCAFMVDNEAIYDICRRNLDIERPTYTNLNRLISQIVSSITASLRFDGALNVDLTEFQTNLVPYPRIHFPLVTYAPILSSERAYHEQLSVAEITSSCFEPNNQMVKCDPRHGKYMACCMLYRGDVVPKDVNVAIAAIKTKRTIQFVDWCPTGFKVGINYQPPTITPGGDLAQVQRAVCMLSNTTAIAEAWARLDHKFDLMYAKRAFVHWYVGEGMEEGEFAEAREDLSALEKDYEEVGTDSFVEENDGEEF